Proteins from a single region of Streptomyces griseiscabiei:
- a CDS encoding helix-turn-helix domain-containing protein, producing the protein MYDISTRKRALALVAQGRSLNSVSRETGISRAAIRSWQERLEPLPRMTVPDPGPPADEHAYAYLLGLYLGDGCISAHPRGTGYYLRIACADAWPGLIQQCREAMTKVRPGVGVYALQQQGYSMVTSYFRLWPSLFPQHGPGKKHERRIVLEPWQQDIVDAHPWQFIRGLIHSDGCRITNWTTRLVGGERKRYEYPRYFFTNLSADIIRLFTDTLDRVGVEWKPANARNISVARKASVALMDAHVGPKY; encoded by the coding sequence ATGTACGACATCAGCACACGCAAGCGGGCACTGGCGCTGGTCGCCCAGGGACGCAGCCTGAACTCCGTGAGCCGGGAGACCGGCATCTCCCGCGCCGCGATCCGCTCTTGGCAGGAACGCCTTGAGCCTCTGCCCCGTATGACGGTCCCCGACCCGGGGCCACCTGCCGATGAGCACGCGTACGCCTACCTGCTCGGCCTCTATCTCGGCGACGGCTGCATCAGTGCCCATCCACGCGGCACCGGCTACTACCTCCGTATCGCGTGCGCCGACGCGTGGCCCGGACTCATCCAGCAATGCCGTGAGGCCATGACGAAGGTGCGTCCCGGCGTCGGTGTCTACGCGCTTCAGCAACAGGGCTACTCGATGGTGACGAGCTACTTTCGCCTCTGGCCCAGCCTCTTTCCACAACACGGCCCCGGCAAGAAGCACGAGCGGCGGATCGTTCTCGAACCCTGGCAGCAGGACATCGTCGACGCCCACCCGTGGCAGTTCATCCGCGGCCTCATCCACTCCGACGGGTGCCGCATCACCAACTGGACGACCCGCCTCGTCGGCGGTGAGCGCAAGCGCTACGAGTACCCCCGCTACTTCTTCACCAACCTGTCGGCCGACATCATCCGGCTCTTCACGGACACGCTGGACCGGGTGGGCGTCGAATGGAAGCCGGCCAACGCGCGCAACATCTCTGTCGCCCGCAAAGCCTCCGTAGCCCTCATGGACGCCCACGTAGGCCCCAAGTACTGA
- the pyk gene encoding pyruvate kinase yields the protein MRRAKIVCTLGPATDSYDQIKALVEAGMDIARFNLSHGGHAEHDERYHHVRKAADETGRSVGTLADLQGPKIRLGRFTEGPVLLERGDTFTISVEQGAEGDSDGCGTTYDGLAADVSPGEQILVDDGKVTLEVTAVDGPRVRTRVVEGGMVSDHKGLNLPGVAVSVPAMSEKDEEDLRWALRTGFDIIALSFVRSARDIEHVHRIMDEEGRRLPVIAKIEKPQAVANIDEIVAAFDGIMVARGDLGVEMPLEQVPLVQKRTVKLAKRNAKPVIVATQMLDSMIHNSRPTRAEVSDVANAVLDGTDAVMLSGETSVGKYAAETVRTMSRIVAAAESELLAKGLPPLTEHNKPRTQGGAMARAAAEIGDFLDAKFLVALSQSGDTARRLSRYRSPIPLLAFTPTPATRSQLSLTWGVETFLGPEVDSTDAMVDQVDELLLKYGRCGKGDVVVITAGSPPGVAGTTNMVRVHRIGEGARPK from the coding sequence ATGCGCCGAGCAAAGATCGTCTGCACCCTCGGGCCCGCCACCGACTCGTACGACCAGATCAAGGCCCTGGTCGAGGCCGGCATGGACATCGCCCGCTTCAACCTCAGCCACGGCGGCCACGCCGAACACGACGAGCGCTACCACCACGTCCGCAAGGCCGCCGACGAGACCGGCCGCAGCGTCGGCACCCTCGCCGACCTTCAGGGCCCGAAGATCCGCCTCGGCCGCTTCACCGAAGGCCCCGTACTCCTCGAACGCGGCGACACCTTCACCATCAGCGTGGAGCAGGGGGCAGAAGGCGACAGCGACGGCTGCGGCACGACGTACGACGGCCTGGCGGCCGACGTCAGCCCCGGCGAACAGATCCTCGTCGACGACGGCAAGGTGACGCTGGAGGTCACGGCGGTCGACGGGCCCCGCGTCCGCACAAGGGTCGTCGAAGGGGGGATGGTCTCCGACCACAAGGGACTCAACCTCCCGGGCGTCGCGGTGTCCGTCCCCGCCATGTCGGAGAAGGACGAGGAAGACCTCCGCTGGGCCCTGCGCACCGGCTTCGACATCATCGCCCTCTCCTTCGTCCGCTCCGCCCGCGACATCGAACACGTCCACCGGATCATGGACGAGGAGGGCCGCCGCCTCCCCGTCATCGCCAAGATCGAGAAGCCGCAGGCGGTGGCGAACATCGACGAGATCGTCGCCGCCTTCGACGGCATCATGGTCGCGCGCGGTGACCTGGGCGTCGAAATGCCCCTGGAACAGGTCCCCCTGGTCCAGAAGCGCACGGTCAAACTCGCCAAGCGCAACGCCAAACCGGTCATCGTCGCCACCCAGATGCTCGACTCGATGATCCACAACTCCCGGCCCACCCGCGCCGAGGTCAGCGACGTCGCCAACGCCGTCCTCGACGGCACGGACGCGGTCATGCTCTCCGGCGAGACCAGCGTCGGCAAGTACGCCGCGGAGACGGTCCGCACGATGAGCCGCATCGTCGCGGCGGCGGAATCCGAGTTGCTGGCCAAGGGCCTCCCACCCCTCACCGAACACAACAAACCCCGCACCCAGGGCGGCGCCATGGCCCGCGCGGCGGCCGAGATCGGCGACTTCCTCGACGCCAAGTTCCTCGTCGCCCTCAGCCAGTCCGGCGACACGGCCCGCCGCCTCTCCCGCTACCGCTCCCCGATCCCCCTGCTCGCCTTCACCCCCACCCCGGCCACCCGCTCCCAACTGAGCCTGACCTGGGGCGTGGAGACCTTCCTCGGCCCCGAGGTCGACTCCACGGACGCGATGGTCGACCAGGTGGACGAGCTGCTGCTGAAGTACGGCCGTTGCGGGAAGGGTGACGTGGTCGTCATCACCGCCGGGTCACCCCCGGGGGTGGCGGGGACGACGAACATGGTCCGAGTGCATCGGATCGGGGAGGGCGCGAGGCCCAAGTAG
- a CDS encoding SIMPL domain-containing protein, with protein sequence MTTSAEEAPPAVPYGTPDAPRIAVRGEAHLEVDPETARIGVTVLARGKDRRAALDDLTHRNTTVLDLVKSYGEAVERLETGTFSLTPELKEKGRGERIHAYHGRVHITAELTDFTALGELTTRLADLDLTHVDGPWWALRPDSPAHKRARQQAVKEAVQRAREYAEALGTTLAALVELADIGAETPQPTGPAPHGARMRSMAAQADSTAAPLDLEPQRQHVHAQVDARFTMLPPRL encoded by the coding sequence ATGACCACCAGCGCAGAGGAAGCCCCGCCCGCCGTCCCCTACGGCACCCCGGACGCCCCCCGCATCGCCGTCCGCGGCGAAGCCCACCTCGAAGTCGACCCCGAGACAGCCCGCATCGGAGTCACCGTCCTCGCCCGCGGCAAGGACCGCCGCGCCGCCCTCGACGACCTCACCCACCGCAACACCACCGTCCTCGACCTCGTCAAAAGCTACGGCGAAGCCGTCGAACGACTGGAGACCGGCACCTTCTCCCTCACCCCCGAACTCAAGGAAAAGGGCAGAGGCGAACGCATCCACGCCTACCACGGCCGCGTCCACATCACCGCCGAACTCACCGACTTCACCGCCCTCGGCGAACTCACCACCCGCCTCGCCGACCTCGACCTCACCCACGTCGACGGCCCCTGGTGGGCCCTGCGCCCCGACTCACCCGCCCACAAACGCGCCAGGCAGCAGGCCGTCAAAGAAGCCGTACAACGCGCCCGCGAATACGCCGAAGCCCTCGGCACCACCCTCGCCGCCCTCGTCGAACTCGCCGACATCGGAGCCGAGACCCCCCAGCCCACCGGCCCCGCACCCCACGGCGCCCGCATGCGCTCCATGGCCGCCCAAGCCGACAGCACCGCCGCGCCCCTCGACCTCGAACCCCAGCGTCAACACGTCCACGCACAGGTCGACGCACGCTTCACGATGCTGCCCCCACGCCTGTGA
- a CDS encoding 5'-nucleotidase C-terminal domain-containing protein: protein MPLNRRKFLKKSAVTGAGVAIAGSAMAPSAQAAEAKATGRKKDTDRYSFTVMGTTDLHGNVFNWDYFTDKEFDDKAHNDVGLAKISTLVNRIRKEKGRRNTLLIDAGDTIQGTQLSYYYAKVDPITAKGGPVHPMAQAMNAMDYDAAALGNHEFNYGIPVLRKFQKQCRFPLLGANALDAKTLLPAFPPYSMHRMRTPHGPDVRVAVLGLTNPGIAIWDKANVQGKMTFPGLEEQAAKWVPKLRSMGADVVIVSAHSGSSGTSSYGDQLPYIENAAGLVAEQVPGIDAILVGHAHTEIPEYFVTNKETGKRVVLSEPLKWGQRLTLFDFEMVWSKGSWKLEKVGAQVLNSNTVEEDPKIVSMLVDEHEKVVAYVNQIIGTNAAEMTSVEAPYKDVPIIDLINHIQADTVKQALSATEYASLPVLSQAAAFSRSAVIPAGNVTIRDVAGLYVFENTLEARLMTGAQMKAYLEFSANYFVQTAADAVVDPALLTNANGTPDYNYDAVSGLSYEIDIAKPAGSRVTNVRFEGAPLADDRKFVFAVNNYRANGGGNFPHVAAAQMVWSNSDEIRNTMIAWVKAKGSIDPAAFASVDWKLTRNGTPVF from the coding sequence ATGCCCTTGAACCGCCGGAAGTTTCTGAAGAAGTCGGCCGTGACCGGTGCGGGCGTGGCCATCGCCGGTTCGGCCATGGCTCCGAGCGCGCAGGCGGCGGAGGCGAAGGCCACCGGCCGGAAGAAGGACACGGACCGGTACAGCTTCACCGTGATGGGGACGACCGACCTGCACGGCAACGTCTTCAACTGGGACTACTTCACGGACAAGGAGTTCGACGACAAGGCGCACAACGACGTCGGTCTGGCGAAGATCTCGACGCTGGTGAACCGGATCCGTAAGGAGAAGGGGCGTCGGAACACGCTGCTGATCGACGCGGGTGACACCATCCAGGGCACGCAGTTGTCGTACTACTACGCGAAGGTGGACCCGATCACCGCCAAGGGCGGTCCGGTGCACCCGATGGCGCAGGCGATGAACGCGATGGACTACGACGCGGCGGCGCTGGGGAACCACGAGTTCAACTACGGCATCCCGGTGCTGCGGAAGTTCCAGAAGCAGTGTCGTTTCCCGCTGCTGGGGGCGAACGCGCTGGACGCCAAGACGCTGCTGCCGGCGTTCCCGCCGTACAGCATGCACCGGATGCGTACGCCGCACGGGCCGGATGTGCGGGTGGCGGTGCTGGGGCTGACGAACCCGGGTATCGCGATCTGGGACAAGGCCAATGTGCAGGGGAAGATGACGTTCCCGGGGCTGGAGGAGCAGGCGGCGAAGTGGGTGCCGAAGCTGCGGTCGATGGGTGCGGACGTGGTCATCGTGTCGGCGCACAGTGGGTCGTCGGGGACGTCGTCGTACGGTGACCAGTTGCCGTACATCGAGAACGCGGCGGGGCTGGTGGCCGAGCAGGTGCCGGGGATCGACGCGATCCTGGTGGGGCACGCGCACACGGAGATCCCGGAGTACTTCGTCACCAACAAGGAGACCGGCAAGCGGGTCGTGCTGTCGGAGCCGCTGAAGTGGGGGCAGCGGCTGACGTTGTTCGACTTCGAGATGGTGTGGAGCAAGGGCTCCTGGAAGCTGGAGAAGGTCGGCGCGCAGGTCCTGAACTCCAACACGGTGGAGGAGGACCCGAAGATCGTGTCGATGCTCGTGGACGAGCACGAGAAGGTCGTGGCGTACGTCAACCAGATCATCGGTACGAACGCGGCCGAGATGACGTCGGTGGAGGCGCCGTACAAGGACGTCCCGATCATCGATCTGATCAACCACATCCAGGCCGACACGGTGAAGCAGGCGCTCTCCGCGACCGAGTACGCGTCGCTGCCGGTGCTGTCGCAGGCGGCGGCGTTCTCGCGGAGCGCGGTGATCCCGGCGGGGAACGTCACCATCCGTGATGTGGCCGGTCTGTATGTCTTCGAGAACACGCTGGAGGCGCGTCTGATGACGGGTGCGCAGATGAAGGCGTATCTGGAGTTCTCGGCGAACTACTTCGTGCAGACGGCGGCGGACGCGGTGGTCGATCCGGCGCTGCTGACGAACGCGAACGGTACGCCGGACTACAACTACGACGCGGTGAGCGGTCTGTCGTACGAGATCGACATCGCGAAGCCGGCCGGGTCGCGGGTCACGAACGTGCGGTTCGAGGGTGCGCCTCTCGCGGACGACCGGAAGTTCGTGTTCGCGGTGAACAACTACCGGGCCAACGGCGGTGGCAACTTCCCGCATGTCGCCGCGGCCCAGATGGTGTGGTCGAACTCGGACGAGATCCGTAACACGATGATCGCGTGGGTGAAGGCGAAGGGGTCGATCGACCCGGCGGCGTTCGCGTCGGTGGACTGGAAGCTGACGCGGAACGGTACGCCGGTCTTCTAG
- a CDS encoding GDSL-type esterase/lipase family protein, giving the protein MTRTRAGKTWIAAHRSAVIDPHEAFKLFEVRGFTDQTVRQTLRPAGGGDALRVRLSNRYGRTPLEIGGAHLAHRVECSAIDPATDVTLRFAGAETATVPPGEEIVSDPVEGPVTAGRELALSLYLPGDTGLTTHTAIPYDVGHAVPGDQLTAASLDESDELITGHFLTGLDVLAPDTTRIAVAFGDSWIEGMATTPGTSNSFPAQLDRRLTTGWIVATGISGNRLLTDEIGAHLLSRVERDVLDIPGVSHVIIHTGLNDLGLPGAIAFPEPAKLPTAADLITGLTTLADRLHDAGLTVIAATVGPYAGTVYPGYDTDEGQTVRAQVNTWLLGDTHPFDAVVDTAAAVADPDHPTRIHAPYNSGDGLHVNDAGAKALADAVDLSLLDL; this is encoded by the coding sequence ATGACCCGCACCCGCGCAGGCAAGACCTGGATCGCCGCCCACCGCTCCGCCGTCATCGACCCCCACGAAGCCTTCAAGCTCTTCGAGGTCCGAGGCTTCACCGACCAGACCGTCCGCCAGACCCTGCGCCCGGCGGGCGGCGGCGACGCCCTGCGCGTCCGCCTCAGCAACCGCTACGGCCGCACCCCACTGGAGATCGGCGGCGCCCACCTCGCCCACCGCGTCGAATGCAGCGCCATCGACCCCGCCACCGATGTCACCCTCCGCTTCGCCGGCGCCGAGACCGCCACCGTCCCGCCCGGCGAAGAGATCGTCAGCGACCCCGTCGAAGGCCCCGTCACCGCCGGCCGGGAACTCGCCCTCAGCCTCTACCTCCCCGGCGACACCGGCCTCACCACCCACACCGCCATCCCCTACGACGTCGGCCACGCCGTCCCCGGCGACCAGCTCACCGCCGCATCCCTCGACGAGTCCGACGAACTCATCACCGGGCACTTCCTCACCGGCCTCGACGTCCTCGCCCCCGACACCACCCGTATCGCCGTCGCCTTCGGGGACTCCTGGATCGAGGGCATGGCCACCACCCCCGGCACCTCGAACAGCTTCCCCGCCCAACTCGACCGCCGCCTCACCACCGGCTGGATCGTCGCCACCGGCATCTCCGGCAACCGCCTCCTCACCGACGAGATCGGCGCCCACCTGCTGTCCCGAGTCGAACGGGACGTCCTCGACATCCCCGGCGTCAGCCACGTCATCATCCACACCGGCCTCAACGACCTCGGCCTGCCCGGCGCCATCGCCTTCCCCGAACCCGCCAAACTCCCCACCGCCGCCGACCTGATCACCGGCCTGACCACCCTCGCCGACCGCCTCCACGACGCCGGACTCACCGTCATCGCCGCCACCGTCGGCCCCTACGCCGGCACCGTCTACCCCGGCTACGACACCGACGAGGGCCAGACCGTACGCGCCCAGGTCAACACCTGGCTCCTCGGCGACACCCACCCCTTCGACGCCGTCGTCGACACCGCCGCCGCCGTCGCGGACCCGGACCACCCCACCCGCATCCACGCCCCCTACAACAGCGGCGACGGCCTCCATGTCAACGACGCCGGCGCGAAAGCCCTCGCCGACGCCGTCGACCTGTCCCTCCTGGACCTCTAG
- a CDS encoding lysine N(6)-hydroxylase/L-ornithine N(5)-oxygenase family protein, whose translation MSTPPAHDRREPEAPRDLVGVGIGPANLSLAALAHPLTELDAVFYEQRPGFDWHPGLLIEGATVQVPFLADLVTLADPKSPWSFLNYLRTRDRLFPFYFAERFHIQRAEYDAYCRWVAENLPGLRFGHQVDSVRWNPERDLFEVDHTHLDDDGETEILGRTYARNIVLGVGTEPHVPEPLKPLVEAAGVPVIHAADYLGARDRLLSAGHVTVIGAGQSGAEIFLDLLRHRPAGRERLHWLGRTEAFAPMEYSKLGLEHFTPDYTRYFHALTEATRDRLVAAQWQLHKGIGADTIAAIHDELYRRTLDGGWPDAVLTPGVHVRTAGRLATTKVELHLEHSEQGTRSRLTTDAVVLATGYRERPLDRVLAGLDPYMRRDSRERPRVDDRFRMILDPSVTAAGCHVYVQNAELHTHGVGAPDLGLAAWRSARILNTLTDKEPYPLPGRTAFTTFGLEPGPRIPPARGEKSAPRLTPLADVR comes from the coding sequence ATGAGCACGCCCCCCGCGCACGACCGGCGCGAACCCGAAGCCCCCCGCGACCTCGTCGGCGTCGGCATCGGACCCGCCAACCTCTCCCTCGCCGCCCTCGCCCACCCCCTCACCGAACTCGACGCCGTCTTCTACGAACAGCGCCCCGGCTTCGACTGGCACCCGGGCCTGCTCATCGAGGGCGCCACCGTCCAAGTGCCCTTCCTGGCCGACCTGGTGACCCTCGCCGACCCGAAGAGCCCCTGGTCGTTCCTGAACTACCTCAGGACCCGCGACCGGCTCTTCCCGTTCTACTTCGCCGAGCGGTTCCACATCCAGCGCGCCGAGTACGACGCCTACTGCCGCTGGGTCGCCGAGAACCTCCCCGGACTGCGCTTCGGACACCAGGTCGACTCGGTCCGCTGGAACCCCGAACGGGACCTCTTCGAGGTCGACCACACCCACCTCGACGACGACGGCGAGACCGAGATCCTCGGCCGTACGTACGCCCGGAACATCGTGCTCGGCGTCGGCACCGAACCCCATGTCCCCGAACCCCTGAAGCCGCTCGTCGAGGCCGCCGGCGTGCCCGTGATCCACGCCGCGGACTACCTCGGCGCGCGCGACCGCCTGCTGTCCGCCGGACACGTCACCGTCATCGGCGCCGGACAGTCGGGGGCCGAGATCTTCCTCGACCTGCTGCGCCACCGGCCCGCGGGCCGCGAGCGGCTGCACTGGCTCGGCCGCACCGAGGCGTTCGCGCCCATGGAGTACTCCAAGCTCGGCCTCGAACACTTCACCCCGGACTACACCCGCTACTTCCACGCCCTCACCGAAGCCACCCGGGACCGGCTCGTCGCCGCCCAGTGGCAGCTCCACAAGGGCATCGGCGCCGACACCATCGCCGCCATCCACGACGAGCTGTACCGCCGCACCCTCGACGGCGGCTGGCCCGACGCCGTCCTCACCCCCGGCGTCCACGTCCGCACGGCCGGCCGGCTCGCCACCACCAAGGTCGAACTCCACCTCGAACACAGCGAACAGGGCACCCGCTCCCGCCTCACCACCGACGCCGTCGTCCTCGCCACCGGCTACCGCGAGCGGCCCCTCGACCGGGTCCTCGCCGGCCTCGACCCGTACATGCGGCGCGACAGCCGGGAACGGCCCCGCGTCGACGACCGGTTCCGGATGATCCTCGACCCGTCCGTCACCGCCGCCGGCTGCCATGTCTACGTCCAGAACGCCGAACTGCACACCCACGGCGTTGGCGCCCCCGACCTCGGCCTCGCCGCCTGGCGCAGCGCCCGCATCCTCAACACCCTCACCGACAAGGAGCCCTACCCCCTGCCGGGCCGCACCGCGTTCACCACCTTCGGCCTCGAACCCGGGCCGCGGATCCCGCCCGCGCGCGGCGAGAAGTCCGCACCCCGGCTGACGCCCCTCGCCGACGTCAGGTAA
- a CDS encoding pyridoxal phosphate-dependent decarboxylase family protein, producing MTTPPLASGPQGPDALRPLLDTVLDALREGTEARGGPLPAGGPEAVAAAVRDALGEPLPAEGEPDALHRLVRVLAAGTADPADPLCAAHLHTPPLAVAAAADLAVSVLNPSLDSWDQAPAASALEALVTRALAEAAGAADALVTTGGTEANHLAVLLAREAHPGVRLVHGAAAHHSLPRAAWLLGLPEPVAVPTPAGTLDPAALDDALTHLQGPLLVAATAGTTDAGLIDPLPEIADLCAAHGARLHVDAAYGGGLLFSDRHRARLDGLARAHTITLDLHKLGWQPVAAGLLAVRDAHDLAVLGHRADYLNADDDTEAGLPDLLGRSLRTTRRPDILKIAVTLKTVGRTGLGRLVDQVCALAQEFATAVEAHPGFDLHDRPTLSTVLFRPAGATDDTVAAVRRRLLHDGRAVIGRAALDGRLWLKATLLNPHTRPADLTALLKLVEAAALTEPPEGHTPR from the coding sequence ATGACCACCCCGCCCCTCGCCTCGGGACCCCAAGGTCCCGACGCGCTCCGGCCGTTGCTCGACACCGTGCTCGACGCGCTTCGGGAGGGGACCGAGGCGCGCGGCGGGCCCCTCCCGGCCGGCGGCCCGGAGGCGGTCGCCGCGGCGGTGCGGGACGCGCTCGGGGAGCCGCTCCCCGCCGAGGGTGAGCCGGACGCCCTCCACCGGCTGGTCCGGGTCCTCGCGGCGGGCACCGCCGACCCCGCCGACCCCCTGTGCGCGGCCCACCTCCACACCCCGCCCCTGGCCGTGGCAGCCGCCGCCGACCTCGCCGTCTCCGTACTGAACCCCTCCCTCGACTCCTGGGACCAGGCCCCGGCCGCCTCCGCGCTCGAAGCGCTGGTCACCCGGGCCCTCGCCGAGGCGGCCGGCGCCGCCGACGCGCTGGTCACCACCGGAGGCACCGAGGCCAACCACCTCGCCGTCCTGCTGGCCCGCGAGGCACACCCCGGCGTACGGCTCGTCCACGGCGCCGCCGCCCATCACTCCCTGCCCCGCGCCGCCTGGCTCCTCGGCCTCCCCGAACCCGTCGCCGTCCCCACCCCGGCCGGCACCCTGGACCCCGCCGCCCTCGACGACGCCCTCACCCACCTCCAGGGGCCCCTGCTGGTCGCCGCCACCGCCGGCACCACCGACGCCGGGCTCATCGACCCGCTGCCCGAGATCGCCGACCTGTGCGCGGCCCACGGCGCCCGCCTCCACGTCGACGCGGCCTACGGCGGAGGCCTCCTCTTCAGCGACCGGCACCGGGCCCGCCTGGACGGCCTCGCCCGCGCCCACACCATCACCCTGGACCTGCACAAACTCGGCTGGCAGCCGGTCGCCGCCGGCCTCCTCGCCGTACGGGACGCGCACGACCTCGCCGTCCTCGGGCACCGGGCCGACTACCTCAACGCGGACGACGACACCGAGGCCGGACTGCCCGATCTGCTCGGCCGGTCCCTGCGCACCACCCGGCGGCCCGACATCCTCAAGATCGCCGTCACCCTCAAGACCGTCGGGCGCACCGGACTCGGCCGTCTCGTCGACCAGGTCTGCGCACTCGCCCAGGAGTTCGCCACCGCCGTCGAGGCACACCCCGGCTTCGACCTGCACGACCGGCCCACCCTCAGCACGGTCCTCTTCCGGCCCGCCGGAGCCACCGACGACACCGTGGCCGCCGTACGCCGCCGGCTCCTCCACGACGGCCGGGCCGTCATAGGCCGCGCCGCGCTGGACGGCCGCCTGTGGCTCAAGGCCACCCTGCTCAACCCGCACACCCGGCCGGCCGACCTCACCGCCCTGCTGAAGCTCGTGGAAGCCGCCGCACTCACCGAACCTCCCGAAGGACACACCCCCAGATGA